Genomic segment of Erythrobacter sp. BLCC-B19:
AGCAGCAGGTTCCACTTGCCGAGCGAACGCTTCAATTCGCTGTTGGCGGTTTCACGCTGCACCTGAGCGATGGATTTGCGCGCGAACATCCGCTCGACGATGGAGCGGTTGGGTTTGCTTGCCATTACAATTTCCCCCTGCACGCCTGCGCGGCGCGCGGCTTGATCCTGTCAAGAAACATCTGAATTAGGTCTCCCATTGACCGCAGGCAGATCCCCCGCGCGATCGAATGGCGCCAAGCTAGCGGAACAGGCCCGCAACACAAGCGGCAATCGGCGCTCTTTCCCCCGGGACGCACAGGCGCTAGACCCCCGGGCCATGTCCACGACCTTCCAGCTCGATACGAGCACGAGCCGCGCCAACCCCACCCCTGCCCCCATGAAGCGGCTGACCGTGCCCGCGATCCGGGCGCGCAAGACCGATGGTGTGACCGGCGAGCCGCTGGTGATGCTGACCGCCTACACCGCGCGGCAAGCGCAGATCCTCGATGCCCATTGCGATCTCCTGCTGGTCGGGGATTCGCTCGGTCAGGTGATCTACGGACTGCCTTCGACCGTGCCGGTTACCCTCGAGATGATGGCCAATCATGGGGCCGCGGTTGTGCGCGGGTCGTATCATTCGGTGGTGGTCATCGATATGCCTTTCGGCTCCTACGAAGCCTCGCCCGAGCAGGCCTTCGAGAGCGCAGCCTTCCTGCTCAAGCAGACCGGCGCTGCCGCCGTAAAGCTGGAGGGCGGCGCGGCGATGGCGCCGACCGTCGCTTTCCTCAACCAGCGCGGCATCCCGGTGATGGGCCATGTCGGGCTTACACCCCAGGCCGTGAACGTCCTTGGCGGCTATGGCGCGCGGGGCCGCTCGGATGCCGAAGCGGAAAAGATCGTCTCTGATGCCGAAGCGCTCGATGATGCGGGTGCCTTTGCCATCGTCATTGAAGGCGTGCTCGAACCCATCGCGATTACCGCAACCAAAGCCGTCACCTGCCCCACCATCGGCATCGGTGCCTCGGCGGCGTGCGACGGTCAGGTGCTCGTCACCGAGGATATGCTGGGGATGTTTGAACGCGTGCCCCGCTTCGTCAAACGCTACGAGGATATTGCCGGTGTCATCGACCGCACCGTGGCGCGTTATGCCGAGGAAGTGCGCGCCCGCAGCTTCCCGACGCCTGACCAGACCTACCAGCCCAAGGCCTAGGTGCCCCGCGCCAACCGCATCGCCAGCGGCGCGGCCAGCACCAGCTGGGCGAGGTGATAGAGCAGCAGCGGCGCAATCACGAAGCCGGCACTCGCGGGCGGAAACAGGATCGCGGCGAGCGGTGCGCCGATGGCGACGCTCTTTTGCGATCCGGCAAAGAGGAAAGCGATCCGGTCAGCGCGGGCAAGACGCATCGCCCCTGCCGTGCCCCACGCCGCTGCCAGCGCGGCGCCGAGCATCGCCAGCACCAGCACGCCAATCATCGCCCAGTCCATCAGAGTGAACATCGCGCCCAGCCCCTGCTCAACCGCCCCCGAAAAGGCGACATAGACCGCAATCCCGATCACGGCCCGGTCAAGCCAGGCGGCGGTGGCCTTGTGCGCGATCAGCTTGTCGATGAAGCGATCCTGCACCGCCTGCCCGATGGCGAAGGGCAGGACGAGGATCAGGAAAATCCGGCCTATCGCCTCGCCGCCGATGTCTCCGGCCGCGCCTCCGCCCACGAAAGCGAACAGCGGCCCGCTCACCAGCACCCCGGCAATATTGATCAGCGCCGCGCCCACCACCGACAGCGCGACATTGCCGTTGGCAAGGCTGGTGTAGGATGTTGCCGATTGCACGGTCGAAGGCAGGCAGCCGAGATAGAGGAAACCCAGCGCGACCAAGGGCGGCAGGAGGTTGTCCGCAAGGCGCGCAAAGCCGAGGCCGAGGAGCACCATTGCCCCAAAGACGAACAGCATCAGCGGGCCAAAGTAACGCCAGTTTGCCAGGCCGCGCGCGATTTCGCTGCGCCGGATCCGCATCCCGTTGACGAGGAACAAGACGAATATCCCGGCATTCGAGACCATCGTGGCCGCCGCGCGCGCCTCGCCCGCAGCGGGAACCAGCAGGGCGAGTGCCGTGGCGATCAGCAGCACCGCGATCATGGGGTCGGTGAGGAACGGAGGGCGCGGGGCTGCGGAGGAATTGGACATCGGCTTGCCCCTGCCCTGCTGCACACGGCTTGTCGAGAGCGGGCGCTTACCGCCCGGCCAGCGTGCGCGGGTGCACCTCGGCGAGCAGCGCGGCAAAGCGGCGCGCGTCGGCCTGCTGCCCTAGCGCCTCGGCGGCGCGCAGGCGCAGGCCTAGCAGCGCCGGATCGTGCCCTGCGCCAAGCCCGATGGCGTGATCGAGCAGCGCGGCCACTCGCGCCCAGTCTCCGGCTTGCGCAAGGCGCTGGGCCAGTTCCATGAGCGCGCTGGGTGTCTGGGTCTCGCCTGCGACTTGCCGGATCAGCAGCAGATCGGCAGCCTCTGCATTGCCCGCCGAGCGATAGGCCGCAATCGTGCGGCGGGCGAGCGGCCAGGGGCGGCGCGCTTCCGATGCGAGGCCATAGGCGGCGAGTGCTGCGGGCCGGTCGCCTGCGCCCAGCAGGGCATCGGCAGCAAGGCTGGCAACGTCGGCTGAAGCGGGAAAGCGCTGGCGCAGCGCATCGGCCTGAGCGCGCGCGGCGGCGCCCTTGCCTGCCAGCAGCGCGGCGCGCAATTCGGCAGTGGGCGGCGGCAGGCCATCGCGAACCGCCAACCGCGCCGCGATGCCACCCATCGGGCCATAAGCGCGCGCCAGCAGCGGCGCGGCGGCGGCGCGGTCGCCGCGTGCCTCATGCGCGCGGGCGACCAGCATCACGAGATAGGGCGATGCCTCGGGCAGCATCGCCTCGGCGCCGAAGCGCTGGATGACGTCATTGTGGCGTCCCCCCGCCAGCATGGCCCGAGCCAGCAGTTCACGCGCACGGGCATTGGCTGGCTGGCGCGCCACCAGAGCTTCAAGCGTGGCTGCCGCGCTGTCGGCATTGCCTTCCTCGAGGCTGATGAGCGCGTCGAGCAGCAGGGCCGCGGGCACTTCGCGTGCCGCCATGCCGCTTCGGGTGAGCAGGCTGCGCGCCAGACCATATTCACCCCCGCGCGCGGCCAGCACAGCCTGAAGCCACGGCACGCGGGCATCATCAGGCGCGACCTCGGCGAGCGCGCGGACGACCTTGAGCATCGCGCCGGCCTGTCCGGCATCGCCGAGGGTTGCGGCGTAATCGGCCAGAATATCCGGATTGTCCGGCGCGGCCTTGCGTGCGGCCTCGAACCATCGCAGCGCGTCGGCTGCGCCGTGTGCATCGCGCACCATCAGCGCACGCAGATGCAGGGCGGGCGCATGATCGGGGCCAAAGGCAAGCGCGCGGTCGGCGGCCTCCAGCGCCGTCAGATGCTCGCCGCCGCGCAGCCGCAGCCGGGCGATGGCCACCCACAGGTCGGGGCTTTCGGGCGCAAGACTGCGCGCCTCGTCAAGCAGCCGCGCGGCATCGGGCAAGGCACCGCGCCCCATCGCGGCGTCAGCCTCCCTCAGCAGGCGTGCGACCCCCGCTCCGCCAGCGACCATGCGCCCGGCGTCCGGAGCATCCTCTCCGCCCCAGCAGCCCGAAACGCCCAGCATCAGCACCACCGCGCCAAGCGCCGGCAGGAGGCTAGGCCTGAAGATCATACTGCTTGAGCAGGTCATACAGCGTCGGCCGGCTGATCCCGAGCAACTTGGCGGTGCTCGAGATATTGCCCTCGCTGCGGGAAAGGGCGTGGCGGATGACACGGCGGTCTGCCGCCTCGCGCGCGGCCTTGAGGTTGAGGACATCGGCGTCCTCGTCCTCACCCGCGCCGAAATCGAGATCCTCGGCGGTCACCAGCTTGCCATCGGCCATGATTACCGCGCGCTTCACCCGGTTTTCCAGCTCGCGCACGTTGCCCGGCCAGTCGTGCGCATCAATGGCCGCGAGCGCATCGGGGGCAAAGCCGGTCACCGAGGGGTTCATTTCGGCGGCAAAGCGCTTGAGGAACACCTTGGCGAGCAGCACCGGATCACCGTGACGCTCGGCGAGGCCAGGAATGCGCACAACGATTTCGGCGAGGCGATAGAACAAGTCCTCGCGGAATTGTCCGCCGGCGATCATGCTTTCGAGATCCTGATGGGTCGCGCACACAATCCGGGTGTTGACCGCAATCGCGCGCCTGCCGCCGACGCGTTCGATGGTGCGTTCCTGCAGGAATCGCAGCAATTTGACCTGAAGCGGCAGCGGGATGTCTCCGACCTCATCGAGGAACAGCGTGCCGCCATTGGCGCTTTCGATCTTGCCCTCGGTGGTCTTGACGGCGCCAGTAAAGGCACCCTTCTCATGCCCGAACAGCTCGCTTTCGAGCAGGTTTTCAGGGATCGCGGCGCAGTTGATCGCGACAAACGGCCCACTGGCGCGGTCGCTTGCGTCATGCAGCCCCTTGGCGAGCAGCTCCTTGCCCGTTCCGCTCGCACCCAGCAGCATCACCGATACGCTGGTCTTGGCGACGCGTTCGATCGTGCGTGCAACCTTCACCATTTCGGGCGCGCCGGTGATCAGGCGGCCGAGCACGGTCTTGTCGGCGCTGCTGGTGGCAACGAGGCGGCGGTTCTCTTCCTCGATGGCGCGCAGATTGAAGGCGCGGCGCACGATCAGGCCAAGTGCATCAATGTCGATCGGCTTCTGGTAGAAGTCGTAAGCGCCGCGCGCGATGGCAGCGAGAGCGCTTTCCCGCGCGCCATGACCGCTGGCGACGATCACCTTGGTATCGGGCTTCAATTGCATGATCGCATCGAGCACGGCAAAGCCCTCGGTGGTGCCGTCCGGATCGGGCGGCAGCCCGAGGTCGAGCGTCACCACCCCCGGTGCCTCGGCACGCAGGGCAGCGATCGCGCTGTCGCGGTCACCTGCGATGACCACCTCGAAATCGTCATAGGCCCACTTGAGCTGGGCCTGGAGGCCCGGATCATCCTCGATCACCAGCAGCACGGGCTTCTTGTCGGCGGGCATCACGCAACCTCTTCAATATCAATGGCATCACCCGCCTCGAAGGCAGCGAGCCGCACGGCTTCGGCGAGCGGCAAAACGACGGAGAAGCGCGTTCCAAGGCCAACGCGGCTTTCCACCGCGATGCGCCCACCCATCGCTTTCACCAGTTCGCGCGCTTCGAAGGCACCGATCCCGAAACCGCCCGGCTTGGACGAGATGAACGGTTTGAACAGCCCACTGCGCACGAATTCAGGGCTCATGCCTGCACCTGAATCGACCACATCAATCGCGCCGTGCAGGCCTTCGGTGGTGACATCGAGGAACACCGGCATATCCGGCGCGCTTACGTCGATCGCGTTCTGGACGAGGTGGATCAGCGCCTGTTCCAGCGCTTCGCGGTTGCCGGACACCTCGACCGGCACCTCGCGGGTCAGGGCGACCGGATGCACACCCTTGAACCGCTCGGCAATCCCGCGCGCAAGCTCGACGAGCTCGATCGGCCCCATCGCATTGACGTGGCCCGATCCATAGCGGCCCAACCGTGCCAGAAGCGCCGAAAGCTTGTCGGCCGAATTGCGCAAGGTGACCAGCATATCGGCGCGAAAAGCCGGGTTGTCGGCGTGCTTTTCGGCATTGGCGGCAAGAAGCGAGAGCTGGCTGACCAGATTCTTGATGTCGTGCATCACGAAGGCCATGCGCCGGTT
This window contains:
- the panB gene encoding 3-methyl-2-oxobutanoate hydroxymethyltransferase; this encodes MSTTFQLDTSTSRANPTPAPMKRLTVPAIRARKTDGVTGEPLVMLTAYTARQAQILDAHCDLLLVGDSLGQVIYGLPSTVPVTLEMMANHGAAVVRGSYHSVVVIDMPFGSYEASPEQAFESAAFLLKQTGAAAVKLEGGAAMAPTVAFLNQRGIPVMGHVGLTPQAVNVLGGYGARGRSDAEAEKIVSDAEALDDAGAFAIVIEGVLEPIAITATKAVTCPTIGIGASAACDGQVLVTEDMLGMFERVPRFVKRYEDIAGVIDRTVARYAEEVRARSFPTPDQTYQPKA
- the prsR gene encoding PEP-CTERM-box response regulator transcription factor, whose translation is MPADKKPVLLVIEDDPGLQAQLKWAYDDFEVVIAGDRDSAIAALRAEAPGVVTLDLGLPPDPDGTTEGFAVLDAIMQLKPDTKVIVASGHGARESALAAIARGAYDFYQKPIDIDALGLIVRRAFNLRAIEEENRRLVATSSADKTVLGRLITGAPEMVKVARTIERVAKTSVSVMLLGASGTGKELLAKGLHDASDRASGPFVAINCAAIPENLLESELFGHEKGAFTGAVKTTEGKIESANGGTLFLDEVGDIPLPLQVKLLRFLQERTIERVGGRRAIAVNTRIVCATHQDLESMIAGGQFREDLFYRLAEIVVRIPGLAERHGDPVLLAKVFLKRFAAEMNPSVTGFAPDALAAIDAHDWPGNVRELENRVKRAVIMADGKLVTAEDLDFGAGEDEDADVLNLKAAREAADRRVIRHALSRSEGNISSTAKLLGISRPTLYDLLKQYDLQA
- a CDS encoding tetratricopeptide repeat protein — its product is MIFRPSLLPALGAVVLMLGVSGCWGGEDAPDAGRMVAGGAGVARLLREADAAMGRGALPDAARLLDEARSLAPESPDLWVAIARLRLRGGEHLTALEAADRALAFGPDHAPALHLRALMVRDAHGAADALRWFEAARKAAPDNPDILADYAATLGDAGQAGAMLKVVRALAEVAPDDARVPWLQAVLAARGGEYGLARSLLTRSGMAAREVPAALLLDALISLEEGNADSAAATLEALVARQPANARARELLARAMLAGGRHNDVIQRFGAEAMLPEASPYLVMLVARAHEARGDRAAAAPLLARAYGPMGGIAARLAVRDGLPPPTAELRAALLAGKGAAARAQADALRQRFPASADVASLAADALLGAGDRPAALAAYGLASEARRPWPLARRTIAAYRSAGNAEAADLLLIRQVAGETQTPSALMELAQRLAQAGDWARVAALLDHAIGLGAGHDPALLGLRLRAAEALGQQADARRFAALLAEVHPRTLAGR
- a CDS encoding bile acid:sodium symporter: MSNSSAAPRPPFLTDPMIAVLLIATALALLVPAAGEARAAATMVSNAGIFVLFLVNGMRIRRSEIARGLANWRYFGPLMLFVFGAMVLLGLGFARLADNLLPPLVALGFLYLGCLPSTVQSATSYTSLANGNVALSVVGAALINIAGVLVSGPLFAFVGGGAAGDIGGEAIGRIFLILVLPFAIGQAVQDRFIDKLIAHKATAAWLDRAVIGIAVYVAFSGAVEQGLGAMFTLMDWAMIGVLVLAMLGAALAAAWGTAGAMRLARADRIAFLFAGSQKSVAIGAPLAAILFPPASAGFVIAPLLLYHLAQLVLAAPLAMRLARGT